Proteins from a single region of Demequina sp. NBRC 110054:
- a CDS encoding DUF5703 family protein, producing the protein MKNSRTTRTDGHVVSPARPRESARSHLEWRVVDIPRDVTRSEARAMLTEQAEYGKWELARTQRFIGGARRVWLRRRTMRVDRYDAA; encoded by the coding sequence ATGAAGAACAGCAGGACCACACGCACCGACGGCCACGTCGTCTCGCCGGCGCGCCCCAGGGAGTCCGCACGGTCCCACCTCGAGTGGCGCGTCGTCGACATCCCTCGCGACGTCACTCGTTCCGAGGCGCGCGCGATGCTCACGGAGCAGGCCGAGTACGGCAAGTGGGAGCTCGCGCGCACCCAGCGGTTCATCGGCGGCGCGCGCCGCGTGTGGCTGCGTCGACGGACGATGCGCGTGGACCGCTACGACGCGGCCTGA
- a CDS encoding M20/M25/M40 family metallo-hydrolase: protein MTQESLIQLTQDLIRIDTSNYGDDPGPGERVATEYVATFLSNLGLEPVIREAAPGRTSVTALWEGADRTRPPLVLHGHLDVVPAFPEEWTYPPFAAEIHDEMIWGRGAVDMKGIAAMYLEAVKRIIEAGRKPARDIVIAFFADEEHGGRRGAQWMVENHPDDFRGATEAISEVGGFSVSVGGKRTYLIQTAEKGISWLRLVGTGVQGHGSLVHHDNAVAHLSGAMSRIGAHTWPLDITPTSEALLRGAAELLGLEYEPTEERVAEIVAGMGPVSRMIEASLRNTSNPTMLDAGYKSNVIPDVATGYIDVRYLPGQQESVLRELEELAGTHVKVEQYIEQPAVEAPFDTPVVDKMIAALRTADPEAIALPYMMMGGTDNKHLAQLGIHGYGFAPLMLPDGLDFSSLFHAIDERIPIRSLEVGADVVEQFLLDC from the coding sequence ATGACCCAGGAGTCGCTCATCCAGCTCACGCAGGACCTCATCCGCATCGACACGTCGAACTACGGGGACGACCCCGGCCCGGGGGAGCGCGTCGCGACCGAGTACGTCGCGACGTTCCTGTCGAACCTGGGGCTCGAGCCCGTGATCCGCGAGGCCGCGCCTGGGCGCACGAGCGTCACCGCGCTGTGGGAGGGCGCCGACCGCACGCGCCCGCCGCTCGTGCTGCACGGCCACCTCGACGTCGTCCCTGCGTTCCCCGAGGAGTGGACCTACCCGCCGTTCGCCGCTGAGATCCACGACGAGATGATCTGGGGTCGCGGGGCCGTCGACATGAAGGGCATCGCCGCGATGTACCTCGAAGCGGTGAAGAGGATCATCGAGGCCGGTCGCAAGCCGGCCCGTGACATCGTGATCGCATTCTTCGCGGACGAGGAGCACGGCGGCCGGCGGGGCGCGCAGTGGATGGTGGAGAACCACCCCGACGACTTCCGCGGCGCGACCGAGGCCATCTCCGAGGTCGGCGGCTTCTCCGTCTCGGTCGGAGGCAAGCGGACCTACCTGATCCAGACCGCGGAGAAGGGGATCTCGTGGCTGCGCCTCGTCGGCACCGGTGTGCAGGGCCACGGCAGCCTGGTCCACCACGACAACGCGGTCGCGCACCTCTCGGGCGCGATGAGCCGCATCGGCGCCCACACCTGGCCCCTCGACATCACGCCCACGTCCGAGGCGCTGCTCCGTGGTGCGGCCGAGCTCCTCGGCCTCGAGTACGAGCCCACCGAGGAGCGGGTCGCCGAGATCGTCGCAGGCATGGGTCCGGTGAGCCGCATGATCGAGGCATCGCTGCGCAACACCTCCAACCCGACGATGCTCGACGCGGGCTACAAGTCCAACGTCATCCCGGACGTCGCGACCGGCTACATCGACGTGCGGTACCTGCCGGGCCAGCAGGAGTCCGTGCTGCGCGAGCTCGAGGAGCTCGCGGGCACCCACGTCAAGGTCGAGCAGTACATCGAGCAGCCCGCGGTCGAGGCGCCGTTCGACACACCCGTGGTCGACAAGATGATCGCCGCGCTGCGCACCGCCGACCCGGAGGCCATCGCGCTGCCGTACATGATGATGGGCGGCACCGACAACAAGCACCTCGCGCAGCTCGGGATCCACGGCTACGGCTTCGCGCCGCTCATGCTCCCCGACGGGCTCGACTTCTCGAGCCTGTTCCACGCGATCGACGAGCGCATCCCGATCCGCTCGCTCGAGGTCGGCGCCGACGTCGTCGAGCAGTTCCTCCTGGACTGCTGA
- a CDS encoding sodium-translocating pyrophosphatase, with translation MPVWFWLVPIASVMALGAAYYFFSVMMKESEGTETMERIALHVRNGALAYLKQQYKVVGIVLGSLTILFCFLAYGLHVQNPWVPFAFLTGGLFSGLAGFIGMRTATYASARTANAARHSLNKGLNVAFRSGAVMGLTVVGLGLLDISIWFFVLTQFYDIEESQHVVVITTTMLTFGMGAAVQSLFARVGGGIFTKAADVGADLVGKIEAGIPEDDPRNPATIADNVGDNVGDVAGMGADLYESYVGVILASAALGAAAYYSSGTDVQILAVIAPMVIGAIGALLSIVGVFFVRTKEGATQKDLLGSLGRGVNGAAVLIAALSLGVLWLMDMPNMWGLWLALMIGLLTGIAIGQAAEYFTSESYKPTKTIAAASKTGPATVIIAGIGSGMLSVAVPVIAVVLGTTLAYYFGSGFEYSTETMNLGLYGIGMAAVGMLSTLGITLATDAYGPIADNAGGNAEMSGLPPEVRQRTDALDSLGNTTAATGKGFAIGSAALTGMALLASYIEEVKIGISHVLERGSDFIFPDGTTLAAGAVDELQSLDLMQMMTYFEVVLINPKVIVSMFTGAMLAFAFSGITMNAVGRAAGQMVDEVRRQFREIPGIMSGETDPDYARCVSISTKAAQREMMMPAILALAAPVIIGLIFGVPGVLGLLIGAMVAGFSLSMFQANSGGAWDNAKKYIEQGNHGGKGSEAHKAAVIGDTVGDPFKDTSGPGLNILVKLMSMESIVIAGVTVAVHLV, from the coding sequence ATGCCTGTCTGGTTCTGGCTGGTGCCCATCGCCTCGGTGATGGCGCTCGGCGCCGCCTACTACTTCTTCTCCGTCATGATGAAAGAGTCCGAGGGCACGGAGACGATGGAGCGCATCGCGCTTCATGTGCGCAACGGCGCCCTCGCGTACCTCAAGCAGCAGTACAAGGTCGTCGGCATCGTCCTGGGCTCGCTGACGATCCTGTTCTGCTTCCTCGCCTACGGGCTGCACGTGCAGAACCCCTGGGTGCCGTTCGCGTTCCTCACGGGTGGCCTGTTCTCCGGCCTCGCGGGCTTCATCGGGATGCGGACGGCAACGTATGCCTCGGCACGCACCGCGAACGCCGCCCGCCACTCGCTCAACAAGGGCCTCAACGTCGCGTTCCGCTCGGGCGCCGTCATGGGGCTCACCGTGGTCGGCCTGGGACTGCTCGACATCTCGATCTGGTTCTTCGTGCTCACCCAGTTCTACGACATCGAGGAGTCCCAGCACGTCGTGGTCATCACGACGACGATGCTGACGTTCGGCATGGGCGCCGCGGTCCAGTCGCTGTTCGCTCGCGTGGGCGGCGGCATCTTCACCAAGGCCGCCGACGTCGGCGCCGACCTCGTGGGCAAGATCGAGGCGGGCATCCCCGAGGACGATCCGCGCAACCCCGCGACGATCGCGGACAACGTGGGCGACAACGTCGGCGACGTGGCCGGCATGGGCGCCGACCTCTACGAGTCCTATGTGGGTGTGATCCTCGCCTCCGCAGCGCTGGGCGCCGCCGCGTACTACAGCTCCGGCACGGACGTGCAGATCCTCGCGGTGATCGCACCGATGGTAATCGGCGCGATCGGCGCGCTGCTGTCGATCGTCGGCGTCTTCTTCGTCCGCACCAAGGAGGGCGCGACCCAGAAGGACCTGCTGGGCTCGCTGGGCCGCGGTGTGAACGGCGCCGCCGTGCTGATCGCGGCGCTGTCGCTCGGCGTGCTGTGGCTCATGGACATGCCGAACATGTGGGGCCTGTGGCTCGCGCTCATGATCGGCCTGCTCACGGGCATCGCGATCGGCCAGGCCGCGGAGTACTTCACCTCGGAGAGCTACAAGCCGACGAAGACCATCGCCGCGGCGAGCAAGACCGGTCCGGCGACCGTCATCATCGCCGGAATCGGCTCCGGCATGCTCTCCGTCGCGGTGCCCGTCATCGCGGTCGTGCTCGGCACCACCCTGGCGTACTACTTCGGCTCCGGCTTCGAGTACTCGACCGAGACCATGAACCTCGGCCTGTACGGCATCGGCATGGCCGCCGTCGGCATGCTGTCCACGCTCGGCATCACGCTGGCCACGGACGCGTACGGCCCGATCGCCGACAACGCGGGCGGCAACGCCGAGATGTCGGGGCTTCCGCCCGAGGTCCGTCAGCGCACCGACGCGCTCGACTCGCTCGGCAACACCACCGCCGCGACAGGCAAGGGCTTCGCGATCGGGTCCGCTGCTCTGACAGGCATGGCGCTCCTGGCCTCATACATCGAGGAGGTGAAGATCGGCATCTCGCACGTCCTCGAGCGCGGCAGCGACTTCATCTTCCCCGACGGCACGACGCTCGCCGCGGGTGCGGTGGACGAGCTCCAGTCGCTCGACCTCATGCAGATGATGACCTACTTCGAGGTCGTGCTCATCAACCCCAAGGTGATCGTGTCGATGTTCACGGGCGCGATGCTCGCGTTCGCGTTCTCCGGCATCACGATGAACGCCGTCGGACGCGCCGCCGGGCAGATGGTCGACGAGGTGCGCCGCCAGTTCCGGGAGATCCCCGGGATCATGAGTGGCGAGACCGACCCCGACTACGCGCGCTGCGTCTCGATCTCCACCAAGGCGGCCCAGCGGGAGATGATGATGCCTGCGATCCTTGCGCTCGCCGCGCCCGTGATCATCGGCCTCATCTTCGGCGTCCCCGGCGTGCTCGGCCTGCTCATCGGTGCGATGGTGGCCGGATTCTCGCTGTCGATGTTCCAGGCCAACTCCGGTGGCGCGTGGGACAACGCGAAGAAGTACATCGAGCAGGGCAACCACGGAGGCAAGGGATCCGAGGCTCACAAGGCCGCGGTCATCGGCGACACGGTCGGCGACCCCTTCAAGGACACCTCCGGTCCCGGCCTCAACATCCTCGTCAAGCTGATGTCGATGGAGTCCATCGTCATCGCGGGCGTGACCGTTGCGGTGCACCTGGTCTGA
- a CDS encoding DNA-3-methyladenine glycosylase 2 family protein — MDMWDDDTRYAVIRGRDARYDGQFFTAVLTTGIYCRPSCPARTPARQNVRFYRTSAAAQSAGFRSCRRCRPEAVPGSPDWDASGDVAARAMRLIDDGVVDRDGVEGLSARLGYSSRQLQRILVDELGAPPLALATAHRLHSARALLEHTDLPVTQVALTAGFGSVRQFNDAARRAWGLSPSQVREGRRSRRGAVGPQDDAGTVTVDLRLGTREPFDGARALGFLAARAIEGVERVEPGTAHTRTMRLHHGPARARLAPDATGVHVRLELADPRDLGSAVARCRALLDLDADPVAVAEALSRSEALAPHVATAPGLRVPGSVDRFEAMMRAIVGQQVSVVGARRTLSLLAERWGERVALEGEADGDGAAGAGAAAAQGDVARSAPDARPTLLLPTAEALLDVDPEGGLMPASRWRALLGVARAVVDGEIDTSLGADRAEVRSRLLALPGIGPWTVEYVMLRGYGDPDAFPGTDLVLRREIGGEAKDVSPTAESWRPWRAYAAQHLWTANAEGRRS; from the coding sequence ATGGACATGTGGGATGACGACACGCGCTACGCGGTGATCCGCGGGCGGGACGCGCGCTACGACGGTCAGTTCTTCACCGCCGTGCTGACGACGGGCATCTACTGCCGTCCGTCGTGCCCCGCGCGCACTCCCGCGAGGCAGAACGTGCGCTTCTACCGCACGTCGGCGGCCGCGCAATCCGCGGGCTTCCGCTCGTGCCGGCGCTGCCGCCCCGAGGCGGTGCCCGGCTCGCCCGACTGGGATGCGAGCGGAGACGTCGCGGCGCGCGCGATGCGGCTCATCGACGACGGCGTCGTCGATCGCGACGGCGTCGAAGGCCTCTCGGCCCGGCTCGGATACTCGAGCCGCCAGCTCCAGCGCATCCTCGTCGACGAGCTCGGCGCGCCGCCCCTCGCCCTCGCCACCGCGCATCGGCTCCACAGCGCGCGAGCCCTGCTCGAGCACACCGACCTCCCGGTCACCCAGGTCGCGCTCACCGCGGGCTTCGGTTCGGTGCGGCAGTTCAACGACGCCGCCCGCCGAGCGTGGGGCCTCTCTCCGAGCCAGGTCCGCGAGGGGCGCAGGAGCCGGCGAGGGGCCGTGGGGCCCCAGGACGATGCGGGCACGGTGACGGTAGACCTCCGGCTCGGTACGAGGGAGCCCTTCGACGGGGCCCGGGCGCTGGGTTTCCTGGCCGCGCGCGCGATCGAGGGCGTCGAGCGTGTCGAGCCCGGGACCGCGCATACGCGGACGATGCGGCTCCACCACGGTCCGGCACGCGCCCGCCTCGCACCGGACGCGACCGGTGTCCACGTGCGGCTCGAGCTCGCCGACCCGCGGGATCTCGGGTCCGCGGTGGCACGCTGTCGCGCGCTGCTCGACCTCGACGCCGATCCCGTGGCCGTCGCGGAGGCGCTCAGCCGCAGCGAGGCCCTCGCGCCGCACGTCGCGACGGCTCCCGGCCTGCGGGTGCCCGGCTCTGTCGACCGCTTCGAGGCGATGATGCGCGCGATCGTCGGGCAGCAGGTGTCGGTCGTGGGGGCCCGGCGCACGCTGTCCCTCCTCGCCGAGCGCTGGGGCGAGCGAGTCGCCCTTGAGGGCGAAGCCGACGGCGACGGAGCTGCGGGTGCTGGCGCTGCGGCCGCTCAAGGCGATGTCGCGCGGTCCGCTCCCGACGCCAGGCCCACGCTGCTGCTCCCGACGGCCGAGGCGCTGCTCGACGTCGATCCCGAGGGAGGGCTCATGCCGGCGTCCCGCTGGCGCGCGCTCCTCGGCGTCGCACGCGCTGTCGTCGACGGAGAGATCGATACGTCGCTGGGAGCCGACCGTGCCGAGGTGCGGAGCAGGCTTCTCGCGCTCCCTGGCATCGGGCCGTGGACCGTCGAGTACGTCATGCTGCGCGGCTACGGGGACCCGGACGCCTTCCCCGGCACCGACCTGGTGCTGAGGCGCGAGATCGGGGGCGAGGCGAAGGACGTGTCTCCCACGGCAGAGTCGTGGAGGCCGTGGAGGGCCTACGCGGCGCAGCACCTGTGGACGGCAAACGCGGAAGGGAGAAGGTCATGA
- a CDS encoding methylated-DNA--[protein]-cysteine S-methyltransferase, whose product MRQDEKTAMRRGVEPGPPRGDGGSAATTVETPLGPMTLGATERGLAMARFEEWSEGPATRRPAGTPAMSTDAERAAHAVLAKAVAAIETYFAGDGAVEDLPDLDLVGTDMQVEVWRELLTIPAGVTRTYREIAEAIGRPTAVRAIGAAIGANPVGVLVPCHRVIGADGSFTGYAGGLERKRWLLAHEGAALAL is encoded by the coding sequence ATGAGGCAGGACGAGAAGACGGCCATGAGACGGGGCGTCGAGCCGGGCCCGCCGCGAGGAGACGGCGGGAGCGCGGCGACCACTGTCGAGACCCCGCTCGGGCCGATGACCCTCGGGGCAACCGAGCGTGGACTCGCGATGGCGAGGTTCGAGGAGTGGTCGGAGGGCCCGGCGACGCGTCGGCCTGCCGGGACCCCCGCGATGTCCACCGACGCGGAGCGCGCCGCTCACGCGGTGCTCGCGAAGGCGGTGGCCGCGATCGAGACCTACTTCGCTGGGGACGGCGCGGTGGAGGACCTGCCCGACCTCGACCTGGTCGGGACCGACATGCAGGTCGAGGTATGGCGGGAGCTGCTCACGATCCCCGCGGGCGTGACGCGGACGTACAGGGAGATCGCGGAGGCGATCGGGAGGCCCACGGCAGTGCGTGCTATCGGCGCCGCGATCGGCGCGAATCCCGTCGGGGTCCTCGTGCCCTGCCACCGGGTGATCGGGGCTGACGGAAGCTTCACGGGCTACGCCGGAGGGCTCGAGCGCAAGCGCTGGCTGCTGGCCCACGAGGGGGCGGCGCTGGCCCTGTGA
- a CDS encoding GPGG-motif small membrane protein yields MWDAILWIAAVIIGIIGVVRILQKDILWGIVLIVVALLIGPGGVSLLT; encoded by the coding sequence ATGTGGGACGCCATCCTGTGGATCGCTGCAGTGATCATCGGCATCATCGGAGTCGTCAGGATCCTTCAGAAGGACATCCTGTGGGGCATCGTCCTCATCGTCGTCGCCCTGCTCATCGGGCCCGGCGGCGTGAGCCTCCTCACCTGA
- a CDS encoding error-prone DNA polymerase, with protein MAEPEYAELHAHSAFSFLDGASQPEEMAAEAGRLGLSAMAITDHDGLYGAVRFANAARAIGLPAIFGSELHLSVPEGPGGAPVLDAPTDRPDPRGSHLLVLARGASGYARLSHAIGMAHLATGEKGTARYTLEQLASDGGGELLVLTGCRKGTVRRALAGIGVPGVGLDAQGVGVTREGFAAARAELDRLAALFGRDNVAVEITDTGQPYDSEVNDALADLAFDSGLPLVATTNAHYATPRDADLASALAAVRARSALDDMDGWLPGGAGLHLRSPGEMLHRHRRHPHAVANAARLGAECAFDLQLVAPNLPPYPVPEGHTEASWLRELTYRGARERYGTPDSERIPGAWKQIEHELAVIEALDFPGYFLIVHDIVNFCRRADILCQGRGSAANSAVCYALGVTAVDAVTHGLLFERFLAPERDGPPDIDVDIESDRREEVIQYVFQRFGRINAAMVANVIQYRPRSAVRDAARALGYDAGQQDAWSTSIDRWSTLRSDRKAEEAWAARQRDAMWPEPPPAQPLDHIPGQVVDLAERMLRLPRHLGIHPGGMVLCDRPVIDVCPVEWARMPGRTVLQWDKDDCADAGLVKFDLLGLGMLSALKYAFRYVQDVERQDLSLHSLPQEDPAVYDLLCAADTVGVFQVESRAQMATLPRLRPRRFYDIVIEVALIRPGPIQGGSVHPYINRARGREEVTYLHPLLEKSLGKTLGVPLFQEQLMQMAMDCAGFDGALADQLRRAMGSKRSPERMEALRARFMVGAHERGITADVAQQIFDKLKAFSDFGFPESHSYSFAYLVYASSWLKAHKPAAFYAGLLAAQPMGFYSPQSLAADARRHGQVVLRPCVERSQPLATVERLEASFTPPGETREDMARLTRVDRTLAVRMGLRAIRGLGAEAADAIVAAREEAPFSSLGDMARRVRVRPSGVSGQVGLAPEKGLTTAQWEALATAGALESLGVTRREGLWAAGVLSKEGPGTLPDVVPGVEAPQLPGMSVVEEAVADVWASGVSVDSYPTVFVREGLDRQGILRVSEVLTHESDRRVATAGVVTHRQRPGTAKGVTFLSLEDETGFLNVICSAGLWRRFQAVARRSPALVIRGRIERADGATNLVAEHLSPLSLKVPTTSRDFR; from the coding sequence ATGGCTGAGCCCGAGTACGCCGAACTGCACGCGCACTCGGCCTTCAGCTTCCTCGACGGCGCGAGCCAGCCCGAGGAGATGGCCGCCGAGGCGGGAAGGCTCGGGCTGTCCGCGATGGCGATCACCGACCACGACGGCCTGTACGGCGCCGTCCGCTTCGCGAACGCCGCGCGGGCGATCGGGCTGCCCGCGATCTTCGGATCGGAGCTGCACCTGTCGGTGCCCGAGGGGCCGGGGGGAGCACCGGTGCTGGACGCGCCCACCGATCGGCCGGACCCCCGCGGCTCCCACCTGCTCGTGCTCGCCCGCGGAGCGAGCGGCTACGCACGGCTCTCGCACGCGATCGGCATGGCGCATCTCGCCACGGGGGAGAAGGGCACGGCTCGCTACACGCTCGAGCAGCTCGCCTCGGACGGCGGCGGTGAGCTGCTCGTCCTCACCGGCTGCCGCAAGGGGACGGTGAGGCGCGCGCTCGCGGGCATCGGCGTCCCGGGGGTCGGCCTCGACGCCCAGGGGGTCGGCGTCACCCGCGAGGGCTTCGCCGCGGCGCGCGCGGAGCTGGACCGGCTCGCGGCGCTGTTCGGACGCGACAACGTGGCTGTCGAGATCACCGATACGGGCCAGCCGTACGACTCCGAGGTGAACGATGCGCTCGCCGACCTCGCCTTCGACTCGGGGCTGCCGCTCGTGGCGACCACGAACGCCCACTACGCGACGCCTCGGGACGCCGATCTGGCCTCGGCGCTCGCTGCGGTGCGCGCGCGGTCGGCGCTCGACGACATGGATGGCTGGCTGCCCGGCGGCGCGGGACTGCACCTGCGATCGCCCGGCGAGATGCTCCACCGTCACCGGCGGCACCCGCATGCCGTGGCGAACGCCGCACGGCTCGGTGCCGAGTGCGCGTTCGACCTCCAGCTCGTCGCGCCGAACCTCCCGCCCTACCCGGTCCCCGAGGGGCACACCGAGGCGTCGTGGCTGCGCGAGCTGACGTATCGCGGCGCGCGCGAGCGCTACGGCACTCCCGACTCCGAGCGGATCCCCGGCGCCTGGAAGCAGATCGAGCACGAGCTCGCGGTGATCGAGGCGCTCGACTTCCCCGGCTACTTCCTGATCGTCCACGACATCGTCAACTTCTGCCGCCGCGCGGACATCCTCTGCCAGGGGCGAGGCTCGGCGGCGAACTCTGCGGTCTGCTACGCGCTCGGCGTCACCGCGGTCGACGCCGTCACCCACGGGCTGCTGTTCGAGCGCTTCCTCGCGCCCGAGCGGGACGGGCCCCCCGACATCGACGTGGACATCGAGTCCGACAGGCGCGAGGAGGTCATCCAGTACGTCTTCCAGCGCTTCGGTCGCATCAACGCCGCGATGGTCGCCAACGTCATCCAGTACCGACCGCGCTCCGCGGTGAGGGACGCCGCCCGCGCGCTCGGCTACGACGCGGGCCAGCAGGACGCGTGGTCCACGTCGATCGACCGGTGGTCGACGCTGCGCTCCGACCGCAAGGCCGAGGAGGCCTGGGCCGCGCGACAGCGCGACGCGATGTGGCCCGAGCCGCCGCCCGCCCAGCCGCTCGACCACATCCCCGGACAGGTCGTCGACCTCGCGGAGCGCATGCTGCGCCTCCCTCGACACCTCGGCATCCATCCCGGGGGCATGGTGCTGTGCGACCGCCCCGTGATCGACGTGTGCCCCGTCGAATGGGCGCGCATGCCGGGGCGCACGGTGCTGCAGTGGGACAAGGACGACTGCGCCGACGCGGGGCTGGTCAAGTTCGACCTGCTCGGGCTCGGCATGCTCTCCGCGCTCAAGTACGCGTTCCGCTACGTCCAGGACGTCGAGCGCCAGGACCTGTCGCTGCACTCTCTTCCCCAGGAGGATCCCGCCGTCTACGACCTGCTGTGCGCCGCGGACACCGTGGGGGTGTTCCAGGTGGAGTCGCGCGCGCAGATGGCGACCCTGCCGCGGCTCAGGCCCCGCCGGTTCTACGACATCGTCATCGAGGTCGCGCTCATCCGTCCGGGTCCCATCCAGGGAGGGTCGGTCCACCCCTACATCAACCGCGCGCGAGGCAGGGAGGAGGTCACCTACCTGCACCCGCTGCTCGAGAAGTCCCTCGGCAAGACGCTCGGGGTGCCGTTGTTCCAGGAGCAGCTCATGCAGATGGCGATGGACTGCGCGGGCTTCGACGGGGCGCTGGCCGACCAGCTGCGCCGCGCGATGGGCTCCAAGCGCTCGCCCGAGCGGATGGAGGCGCTGAGGGCCAGGTTCATGGTCGGCGCCCACGAGCGGGGCATCACGGCCGACGTCGCGCAGCAGATCTTCGACAAGCTCAAGGCCTTCTCCGACTTCGGCTTCCCCGAGTCGCATTCGTACTCGTTCGCCTACCTCGTGTACGCGTCGAGCTGGCTCAAGGCGCACAAGCCTGCGGCGTTCTATGCGGGGCTCCTCGCCGCCCAGCCGATGGGCTTCTACTCGCCCCAGTCGCTCGCCGCCGACGCACGCCGCCACGGTCAGGTGGTGCTGCGCCCGTGCGTCGAGAGATCCCAGCCGCTCGCGACCGTCGAGAGGCTCGAGGCGTCGTTCACGCCGCCAGGGGAGACCCGCGAGGACATGGCGCGGCTCACCCGCGTGGATCGCACTCTCGCCGTGAGGATGGGGCTGCGCGCGATCCGCGGCCTGGGCGCGGAGGCGGCCGACGCGATCGTCGCCGCGCGAGAGGAGGCGCCCTTCTCCTCCCTCGGTGACATGGCGCGGCGGGTACGGGTGCGGCCCAGCGGTGTGTCCGGTCAGGTGGGCCTCGCGCCCGAGAAGGGGCTCACGACGGCCCAATGGGAGGCGCTCGCGACTGCCGGGGCCCTCGAGTCGCTCGGCGTGACCCGACGCGAGGGGCTCTGGGCGGCGGGCGTGCTCTCCAAGGAGGGGCCGGGCACCCTGCCCGACGTCGTCCCCGGCGTCGAGGCCCCTCAGCTGCCCGGCATGTCGGTGGTCGAGGAGGCGGTGGCCGACGTGTGGGCCTCGGGCGTCTCCGTCGACTCGTACCCGACCGTGTTCGTGCGCGAGGGACTCGACAGGCAGGGGATCCTGCGCGTGAGCGAGGTGCTCACACACGAGTCGGACCGACGCGTCGCGACCGCGGGCGTCGTCACCCACCGCCAGCGGCCAGGCACCGCGAAGGGGGTCACGTTCCTGTCGCTCGAGGACGAGACGGGATTCCTCAACGTCATCTGCTCCGCGGGTCTGTGGAGGCGCTTCCAGGCGGTCGCGCGCAGGTCCCCGGCCCTCGTGATCCGCGGGAGGATCGAGCGTGCGGACGGGGCGACGAACCTCGTCGCGGAGCATCTGTCCCCGCTGAGCCTCAAGGTGCCGACCACGAGCAGGGACTTCCGATGA
- a CDS encoding aldo/keto reductase, with the protein MQRRKVGSSGLEVSRLGLGTMTWSRDTSPEEAGDQLDMFLDAGGTLLDTAATYADGGSESLIGTLLSGTISRGEVQICTKAGIKRTPAGGMIDASRDTMLDTLDASLSRLGTDHVDLWLVHAYDAVTPSDETLHALEIAVSSGRARYVGVSNYPGWATARIATQATGRPSITATQMEYSLLQRGIEREVVPAARSLGLGVMAWSPLGRGVLTGKYRAAVPADSRAASEHLAGFVEPYLGDREHVVVDALATASDGLGLTPQEVALAWVLSREWISSAIVGARTARQLETSLEAADLELPPAIREALDEVTAPELGYPERR; encoded by the coding sequence ATGCAGCGCAGGAAGGTCGGTTCGAGCGGTCTCGAGGTGTCGCGCCTCGGCCTGGGCACGATGACCTGGAGCAGGGACACCTCCCCCGAGGAGGCGGGCGACCAGCTCGACATGTTCCTCGACGCGGGCGGCACGCTGCTCGACACCGCCGCGACGTACGCAGACGGAGGCTCCGAGTCCCTGATCGGCACGCTGCTCTCCGGCACCATCTCGCGCGGCGAGGTCCAGATCTGCACCAAGGCCGGCATCAAGCGCACGCCCGCGGGCGGCATGATCGACGCCTCGCGCGACACGATGCTCGACACGCTCGACGCCTCGCTGAGCAGGCTCGGGACCGATCACGTCGATCTGTGGCTCGTCCACGCCTACGACGCGGTCACGCCGTCGGATGAGACGCTGCACGCCCTCGAGATCGCGGTGAGCTCAGGCCGCGCGCGATACGTGGGCGTCTCGAACTACCCGGGCTGGGCCACGGCGCGCATCGCGACGCAGGCCACGGGAAGGCCATCGATCACGGCGACGCAGATGGAGTACTCGCTGCTCCAGCGCGGGATCGAGCGGGAGGTCGTGCCCGCGGCGCGCAGCCTGGGCCTCGGGGTCATGGCATGGTCACCGCTCGGCAGAGGCGTCCTCACCGGCAAGTACCGCGCCGCGGTCCCCGCGGACTCTCGAGCGGCCTCCGAGCACCTGGCCGGCTTCGTCGAGCCGTACCTCGGCGATCGTGAGCACGTCGTGGTGGACGCGCTCGCCACGGCCTCCGACGGGCTGGGCCTGACCCCTCAGGAGGTCGCCCTGGCCTGGGTGCTCTCCCGCGAGTGGATCTCGTCCGCCATCGTCGGAGCGCGCACCGCGCGTCAGCTCGAGACGTCGCTCGAGGCGGCCGACCTCGAGCTTCCGCCCGCGATCCGCGAGGCGCTCGACGAGGTCACCGCACCCGAGCTGGGCTACCCGGAGCGCAGGTAG